The Streptomyces sp. NBC_01439 genome contains the following window.
GGCCACCACCGACAGACCCCGCACCCGCTGCTCGTGGGTGAAGTCGACGTCGTAGGTGCGGCTGACGCCTGCCAGACGCAGACGCCGGATCCGGATTCCAGGCAGAGGCTGCATGGCGGTCACCCCTCCCAGGGCATGTCAGGTGCCTGCGGTCCCGAGCCCAGAACGCTCAGGAGCGCCGCTCCGGGCCCGCCCTCCCCGTCCGGCCGCAGCCAGCGTGCGGTCTGCTCCCGCAGTGCCTTGTCGCTGAGCTTGCGGAGGTGACGCACGACGATGGACGCCGCCGTGGTGAACGACGCGGCATACGTGGCGGTGAAGCGCGCACCGAGGTCCCGGCCGCGGTTGCTGATCGAGTAGACGAAGGAGCCGTTGCGGTTGTGGACCTCGCAGCACCCGTAGGCGACGAGCAGCGCGAGGTCGTGCTGGATGCGCTCCCGTCGGCTGGTGAAGCGCTGCGAGGACGACGCGTACGAGAGAACCTGCGGATCGAACCCGGCCAGCCTCAGCAGGTTGCCCTCCCGGCCGTCGGATGCGACGACCAGGAAGGGGTTCGCCGACAGGAAGTCGTAGTAGCCCAGGCGCTCCAGGCTCGCCCCCTTCGCGTCCTGCCCGGCGACGGCGTCGAGGAGAAGCAGCAGCTGCGCGAGCCGGAACGTCACCTGGTCTTCCGGCATCATCACCGGCCGGTGTGCTTCCACAACGAACCCCTCGTAGGTCTGACAGGACAGGAGACGGCGGTCAGCCGTCGGTGTGCTCGGCGGCGATCTGCCGCCAGTGTTTGACCCAGCCGGCCTTTCGGTTGTCCACCAGCCGGTGCACCAGCCCCCAGCTGTGTACGAGCTCCAGGCGCAGAGCCTTCGGCAGTTTGTCGTGCTCAATGCGGACGTCCCGCCAGACACGAGAGTGCAGAGACGGGATCATGTTCTCGGCGGCGCATTCGTTGAACTGCATCTCCCACAACCCGTGCAGGGTCGCGTCGGCCGAGCTGAGCGCCGCCACCTCTGCCGCCACGCCCTTGTGCGCGATCTCGCGGGCCACCAGATCGGCATTGAAGAACTGGCGCTTGGCCGAGTCCAGCTCCTCGTGACCGGCCTCGGTCATCTGCCGGATGAACAACGCGGAGCCGAGAGCGGCCGCCTTGTCGTCCTCGACTTCGAGCACCAGCCGAAGCTGCTCGACGGGGGAAGGGGCGGCCTGCGCGTAGGTCTCGTAGAAGCCGCGACGCACGTCGTCGCCCTCGGGGCTGAGCAGCTTCTTGCGGAGGGCGGTTTCGTCCCAGAGCTGGATCACGAGGTTGTGCTCGTTCTCCTTGGCCTTCTTCCACTTGTCCCACCAGGCCGTCATGGGGCCGTCCATGCTGGAGGGGATGCACAGAATCCAGCTGGCGATGGTGTGGCCGTTCTTGACG
Protein-coding sequences here:
- a CDS encoding ABC-three component system middle component 2: MEAHRPVMMPEDQVTFRLAQLLLLLDAVAGQDAKGASLERLGYYDFLSANPFLVVASDGREGNLLRLAGFDPQVLSYASSSQRFTSRRERIQHDLALLVAYGCCEVHNRNGSFVYSISNRGRDLGARFTATYAASFTTAASIVVRHLRKLSDKALREQTARWLRPDGEGGPGAALLSVLGSGPQAPDMPWEG
- a CDS encoding serine/threonine protein kinase yields the protein MPDSIAVPVGVQPISFDVHAVRGGSAGGARDDFESMVVQLAAATTPGVLVRSVAANPGDWGIDAFAGNLGGAITVWQSKYFMPITTKKHTQQVQDSLDNVLKAAVKNGHTIASWILCIPSSMDGPMTAWWDKWKKAKENEHNLVIQLWDETALRKKLLSPEGDDVRRGFYETYAQAAPSPVEQLRLVLEVEDDKAAALGSALFIRQMTEAGHEELDSAKRQFFNADLVAREIAHKGVAAEVAALSSADATLHGLWEMQFNECAAENMIPSLHSRVWRDVRIEHDKLPKALRLELVHSWGLVHRLVDNRKAGWVKHWRQIAAEHTDG